One window from the genome of Hyphomonas neptunium ATCC 15444 encodes:
- a CDS encoding sulfite exporter TauE/SafE family protein, protein MPSLLIAAFFITAVLYASVGFGGGSTYNALLVLSGADYRIVPAIALICNVFVVTGGVWRFSRTGDLSTRRLLPFLITSVPAAWIGGRLPISETTFVGLLGGALLISGVHLALQRATVESETVSQFRPIPPVLSAAIGGSIGILSGLVGIGGGIFLAPVLYLMRWGNAKQIAAACSLFILVNSLSGLLGQAFKLQDLDLMSLALPYWLLPIAVLAGGQIGSWLAGYHIKPSLIRIMTAILILYVSVQLLYRWSTLI, encoded by the coding sequence GTGCCATCACTGCTGATTGCGGCATTCTTCATAACCGCCGTCCTTTATGCCAGCGTCGGCTTTGGCGGGGGCTCAACTTACAACGCGTTGCTGGTGCTCAGCGGCGCTGACTACCGCATCGTTCCTGCCATCGCGCTCATCTGCAATGTCTTCGTGGTCACCGGCGGTGTCTGGCGGTTTTCGCGGACGGGAGATCTTTCCACCCGTCGCCTCTTGCCCTTCCTTATCACATCTGTGCCGGCGGCATGGATCGGTGGCCGCTTGCCCATCAGTGAAACAACCTTCGTTGGACTGCTGGGAGGAGCGCTCCTGATTTCAGGGGTACATCTTGCCCTTCAACGCGCCACCGTTGAGTCAGAGACCGTCTCGCAGTTCCGCCCGATCCCTCCGGTGCTGTCAGCTGCAATCGGCGGATCGATCGGCATCCTCTCAGGATTGGTAGGCATAGGCGGGGGGATATTCCTTGCCCCAGTCCTCTATTTAATGCGCTGGGGAAACGCAAAGCAGATCGCCGCCGCCTGCAGCCTGTTCATTCTGGTCAATTCCCTGTCGGGCCTTCTGGGCCAGGCGTTCAAACTCCAGGACCTGGACCTGATGTCGCTCGCCCTGCCCTACTGGTTGCTACCGATCGCTGTGCTGGCGGGTGGACAGATCGGATCCTGGCTGGCCGGCTATCATATAAAGCCCAGTTTAATCCGTATAATGACCGCTATTCTGATTCTGTATGTTTCAGTTCAGCTGCTCTATAGATGGAGCACTCTGATCTGA
- a CDS encoding NnrU family protein, with amino-acid sequence MPDQDGRKVSGWEEFLGAALVFLVSHALPARPGIRIRLVSLLGRWAYLALYSAVSLALFAWLIIAAGRAPYVWLWFWGPHGLWLANGLMALALLLVIGGTAIANPFSLGGLAERAYNPARPGILAVTRHPLLWAMVLWSLAHLIANGDLAHVLLFGSLGVFSVVGILAMETRSRMRGGALWSQMIRGTSLVPFAALLTGNARWRELLQLRMLLLPVVWGGLILLHRPVVGVSPLPPV; translated from the coding sequence ATGCCGGATCAGGACGGGCGCAAGGTGAGTGGATGGGAAGAGTTTCTGGGCGCAGCGCTGGTCTTTCTTGTCAGTCACGCCTTGCCAGCCCGGCCAGGTATTCGCATCCGGCTGGTCTCCCTGCTGGGCCGCTGGGCCTATCTGGCGCTTTACAGCGCGGTGTCCCTTGCGCTGTTCGCCTGGCTCATTATCGCTGCCGGCAGGGCGCCCTATGTCTGGCTCTGGTTCTGGGGCCCGCACGGCCTCTGGCTTGCCAATGGCCTTATGGCCTTGGCCCTCCTCCTGGTGATCGGAGGGACAGCCATTGCCAATCCTTTCAGTCTCGGCGGCCTCGCGGAAAGGGCCTACAATCCGGCCCGTCCCGGTATTCTTGCGGTAACCCGGCATCCCTTGCTCTGGGCGATGGTGCTTTGGTCTTTGGCGCACCTTATTGCAAATGGCGACCTCGCGCACGTGCTGCTGTTTGGGTCTCTGGGAGTGTTTTCAGTCGTGGGAATTCTCGCCATGGAAACCCGGAGCAGAATGCGGGGCGGCGCGCTGTGGTCCCAAATGATCCGCGGGACGAGCCTTGTTCCATTTGCCGCGCTCCTGACAGGCAACGCCAGATGGAGAGAGCTCCTTCAGTTGAGGATGCTGCTCTTGCCGGTCGTCTGGGGCGGACTCATTCTCCTGCATCGGCCTGTGGTCGGTGTCTCACCACTACCCCCGGTTTGA
- the moaB gene encoding molybdenum cofactor biosynthesis protein B: MPGIDESLAFYPLNIAVLTVSDTRNTETDTSGGLLIERARAAGHNVVERAIVRDEVADIRAVVSRWIAEPGIDVVLTTGGTGFSPRDVTPEAVKPLFRREMDGFSVVFHQVSLGTVGVSTLQSRAFAGQAGETFIFCVPGSTGACRDAWDHVFALEFDSRFRPCSLVGQIERYRGICP; encoded by the coding sequence ATGCCGGGCATTGACGAGAGCCTTGCCTTTTACCCGCTGAACATCGCTGTACTGACGGTATCCGATACCCGAAATACCGAAACAGATACTTCTGGCGGCCTGCTCATCGAGCGGGCCCGGGCGGCGGGTCATAACGTGGTCGAGCGCGCCATCGTCAGGGATGAGGTGGCGGATATCCGTGCAGTTGTCTCGCGATGGATCGCCGAACCGGGGATCGACGTGGTGCTGACGACGGGTGGAACAGGATTCTCTCCTCGCGATGTGACCCCTGAAGCCGTCAAACCGCTGTTCCGGCGCGAGATGGATGGCTTTTCCGTCGTCTTTCACCAGGTGAGCCTTGGCACGGTGGGCGTTTCCACCCTGCAGTCCCGTGCTTTCGCGGGGCAAGCGGGCGAGACATTCATTTTCTGTGTTCCAGGTTCAACCGGCGCCTGCCGGGACGCATGGGACCATGTGTTCGCCCTGGAGTTCGATAGCAGGTTCCGGCCGTGCTCCCTGGTCGGTCAGATTGAACGCTATCGGGGAATCTGTCCGTGA
- a CDS encoding MoaD/ThiS family protein: protein MQIGFHGRIAAPFSGAANVEVSMNGLAVSGLRALLASQYNVDAILHRSVRAAVNDEIVPEDYVIRPGDTVEFMSPVSGG from the coding sequence ATGCAGATAGGGTTTCACGGGCGTATCGCGGCTCCGTTCAGCGGCGCCGCGAATGTCGAGGTGTCCATGAACGGCCTTGCTGTTTCCGGACTGAGGGCCCTGCTTGCCAGCCAATACAATGTGGACGCCATCCTTCACCGGTCTGTGCGGGCTGCCGTCAACGATGAGATTGTCCCGGAAGACTACGTCATCCGGCCTGGTGATACTGTCGAGTTCATGAGCCCGGTCTCGGGGGGGTGA
- a CDS encoding ATP-binding cassette domain-containing protein gives MSYGALMSGPPPFVQINKVTKRFTANGPAALDDISGTIATGKITGLVGPDGAGKTTLIRLLTGLSRPSEGEVLIGGVRAHTAQRTLHEMLGYMPQRFGLYEDLSVQENLELFADLKGLSGDEREDAFRHLLKFTDLARFTERLAGALSGGMKQKLGLACALLTRPRLLLLDEPSVGVDPISRRELWSMVGELVDDSMAVVWATAYLDEAEKCDDVLLLSGGRLLHAGPPGDLTATMAGRVFLARVPQETRRAAIAALLRDASVADAILHGDAIRFLTRDGADLDHVRTLVNAESVPATPRFEDAFVDRLGGGPDGRSPLAEAMIAHPDKGDAVIEARGLTKRYGTFTAASDITFTQKRGEILGLLGPNGAGKSTTFKMLCGLTEPSEGEGRVAGFDLRTAAADARGRLGYMAQKFSLYGDISVAQNLSFFAGVYGLGRARARERIEAMLQAFDLTGHRNTAAARLPLGFKQRLALAAALLHEPEVLFLDEPTSGVDPITRREFWSHINALTAKNVAVLVTTHFMEEAEYCDRINLIYRGRTIAEGTPEALKASCANPNGSSVTMEEAFIELVARSEKQEAA, from the coding sequence ATGAGCTATGGAGCTCTCATGTCTGGCCCGCCACCCTTCGTTCAGATCAACAAGGTCACGAAGCGGTTTACTGCGAATGGTCCGGCAGCACTTGATGATATCTCCGGTACCATAGCGACGGGCAAGATTACCGGGCTGGTCGGCCCGGACGGCGCAGGTAAGACAACGCTCATCCGGTTGCTGACGGGCCTCAGCCGGCCCAGCGAAGGCGAGGTGCTCATAGGGGGCGTACGCGCGCACACAGCGCAGCGCACCTTGCACGAGATGCTCGGCTACATGCCCCAACGCTTCGGCCTCTACGAAGATCTGAGCGTCCAGGAAAATCTTGAACTGTTTGCTGATCTTAAAGGACTTTCAGGTGATGAGCGGGAGGACGCCTTCCGTCACCTGTTGAAGTTCACGGACCTTGCGCGGTTCACCGAACGTCTGGCCGGAGCCCTGTCTGGCGGCATGAAGCAGAAACTCGGCCTTGCCTGCGCCTTGCTGACGAGGCCGCGCCTGCTGCTCCTCGATGAGCCATCGGTGGGCGTTGACCCGATCTCGCGCAGGGAACTGTGGTCGATGGTAGGCGAGCTCGTCGACGATAGCATGGCGGTGGTCTGGGCAACCGCCTATCTGGACGAAGCGGAAAAATGCGATGATGTTCTTCTGCTTAGCGGGGGCAGGCTCCTCCATGCAGGTCCTCCCGGTGACCTGACAGCGACAATGGCCGGCCGCGTCTTCCTGGCGCGTGTTCCGCAAGAGACCCGCCGTGCCGCCATTGCAGCGCTGCTTCGCGATGCATCTGTGGCCGATGCAATCCTGCACGGCGACGCCATACGCTTTCTGACCCGCGACGGGGCCGATCTTGATCACGTCAGGACCTTGGTGAATGCAGAGAGCGTTCCTGCCACGCCCCGCTTCGAGGACGCGTTTGTCGACCGGTTGGGCGGCGGTCCGGACGGGCGGTCGCCGCTGGCCGAAGCAATGATTGCGCATCCGGATAAGGGTGACGCGGTTATCGAAGCGCGCGGCCTCACCAAGCGCTACGGGACCTTCACGGCGGCCTCCGATATCACGTTCACTCAGAAGCGTGGCGAAATCCTCGGGCTGCTTGGCCCCAATGGGGCGGGCAAGTCGACAACCTTCAAGATGCTTTGCGGCCTGACTGAGCCGAGCGAAGGCGAGGGCCGTGTTGCCGGGTTCGACTTGCGAACGGCCGCGGCCGATGCACGCGGGCGGCTGGGCTATATGGCGCAGAAATTCTCCCTCTACGGAGATATTTCCGTGGCACAGAATCTCTCTTTCTTCGCTGGTGTCTACGGTCTTGGCCGCGCGCGGGCGCGCGAGCGGATCGAAGCGATGCTGCAGGCCTTTGATCTGACGGGCCATCGCAACACCGCTGCTGCGCGCCTGCCGCTCGGATTCAAGCAACGTCTCGCGCTCGCCGCTGCACTCTTGCATGAGCCGGAGGTCCTTTTCCTTGATGAGCCGACATCGGGTGTTGATCCGATCACGCGGAGAGAGTTCTGGTCGCACATCAATGCGTTGACGGCGAAGAATGTTGCCGTGCTCGTCACCACCCACTTCATGGAAGAGGCCGAGTATTGCGACCGGATCAACCTGATCTATCGCGGCAGGACAATCGCAGAGGGCACCCCCGAGGCGTTGAAGGCGAGCTGTGCCAATCCAAACGGCTCGAGCGTGACCATGGAAGAAGCATTTATCGAGCTGGTTGCGCGATCTGAAAAACAAGAGGCCGCCTGA
- a CDS encoding CerR family C-terminal domain-containing protein gives MAKRSDPRSVETRERLVEAAIELFGVVGFDGTSTRAIAGMAGVSLAAIPYHFVTKENLYLAAASSIAEQVSQRLEPALSRLEDELLNRALSRKQAIELLETAFGPFVMMLASSDSEKWARFMLREQATPTEAFEILYASNVGRFFRAIIHLTAIASGDVPGSRASRVRGLTLLGQALAFRAARALSLRTLEREDLGPEEIVSITSLIRENIRLLQHL, from the coding sequence ATGGCAAAGCGCAGTGATCCTCGAAGCGTTGAAACGCGCGAACGGCTCGTCGAGGCCGCTATCGAACTGTTCGGCGTTGTGGGATTCGACGGAACATCCACCCGGGCGATCGCCGGCATGGCAGGCGTGTCCCTTGCCGCGATACCGTATCATTTCGTGACCAAGGAGAACCTCTATCTCGCAGCTGCGTCCTCGATTGCAGAGCAGGTATCGCAAAGGCTTGAGCCAGCGCTGAGCCGACTTGAAGACGAATTGCTCAACCGCGCCCTGAGCCGCAAGCAGGCGATTGAGCTGCTGGAGACGGCTTTTGGCCCTTTTGTGATGATGCTGGCAAGCAGTGACAGCGAAAAATGGGCCCGGTTCATGCTTCGTGAACAGGCCACTCCCACAGAAGCTTTTGAAATACTCTATGCCAGCAATGTTGGCCGCTTCTTCCGTGCCATCATCCATCTTACAGCAATCGCAAGTGGCGACGTGCCGGGGTCCCGGGCATCCCGTGTTCGGGGGTTGACGCTTCTCGGTCAGGCGCTCGCTTTCCGCGCCGCCCGGGCGTTGTCTTTGAGAACTCTGGAGCGCGAGGATCTGGGGCCTGAGGAAATCGTGTCCATCACTTCTTTAATTCGCGAAAATATACGCCTGTTGCAGCATCTTTAG
- a CDS encoding ABC transporter permease: MSRLPAPVRRAFSLARKETFQIFRDPSSILIAFVLPLILLLLFGFGISLDANSIRIGIVVQDARTDARSLVQAFEGSDYFETVTAFDQAALEPGLVSGQLRGLVIIPPDFTERLRRRDPAPIEILTDGSQPNTAQFVANYAQGVYSVWQARRLADAALPVPAAITPQPRFWFNAELTSRYNLVPGSTAVVMTIIGTLLTALVIAREWERGTMEAVLATPVSRVELLVSKILPYFLLGMSSLVLCTLAAVFVFDVPFRGSVFALAAVAAAFLVPALGQGLLISAATKNQFVAAQLALFTGFLPATLLSGFIFEISAMPLPIRTVTTFIPARYFVSSLQTLFLAGDVWSVLWPAILKMLAVGTFFLMLTWLATPKRIA; the protein is encoded by the coding sequence CTGTCGCGGCTTCCTGCTCCTGTGCGTCGAGCCTTCTCGCTTGCGCGAAAGGAAACATTCCAGATTTTTCGTGACCCTTCTTCGATCCTGATCGCGTTCGTGCTACCGCTTATCCTTCTCCTTCTGTTCGGGTTCGGAATATCGCTCGATGCCAATTCGATCCGGATTGGCATCGTGGTACAGGACGCACGCACCGATGCGCGCAGTCTTGTCCAGGCATTTGAAGGTTCCGACTATTTCGAAACCGTCACGGCCTTCGACCAGGCGGCGCTTGAGCCGGGCCTTGTATCCGGTCAGCTGCGCGGCCTCGTCATCATTCCGCCGGACTTCACCGAACGCCTGCGCAGGCGCGACCCGGCCCCCATCGAGATCCTGACCGACGGCTCGCAGCCCAATACCGCTCAGTTCGTCGCGAACTATGCCCAGGGAGTCTACAGCGTATGGCAGGCACGCCGGCTCGCAGACGCGGCCCTGCCAGTCCCGGCGGCGATAACCCCGCAACCCCGCTTCTGGTTCAATGCCGAACTGACCAGTCGCTACAATCTCGTGCCGGGGTCCACGGCAGTTGTGATGACCATCATCGGCACATTGTTGACGGCGCTGGTAATCGCCCGCGAATGGGAGCGCGGCACCATGGAAGCGGTCCTTGCCACACCGGTGAGCCGGGTAGAATTATTGGTGTCAAAGATCTTGCCTTATTTTCTGCTGGGCATGAGCTCTCTGGTGCTGTGCACCCTGGCAGCGGTATTCGTTTTTGATGTCCCGTTCCGAGGCTCGGTCTTTGCGCTTGCAGCGGTTGCCGCAGCTTTCCTGGTGCCCGCCCTTGGTCAGGGATTGCTGATCTCCGCGGCGACCAAGAACCAGTTTGTTGCGGCTCAGCTGGCGCTTTTCACAGGCTTCCTGCCGGCAACGTTGCTATCGGGGTTTATCTTCGAAATCAGCGCGATGCCGCTGCCGATCCGCACGGTCACCACCTTTATCCCGGCGCGTTATTTCGTGAGCAGTTTGCAGACACTGTTTCTGGCAGGGGATGTCTGGTCGGTTCTATGGCCAGCGATCCTGAAGATGCTGGCCGTCGGCACCTTTTTCCTGATGCTGACATGGCTGGCTACGCCGAAGCGGATCGCCTGA
- a CDS encoding ABC transporter permease: protein MWRRLLALIIKEMLAIWRDPKGRAVILVPPLLQLVIFAFAMTMEVRNVDIAVLNLDHERSGREIVAGFEGASAFDEIIQLQSVSQIRETIDSQRVIAVVHIGQDFSRRIEAGQPADVQIILDGRKSNASQIVNSYLSAIIARVSAAAYSGGAPPEAVQVRHWFNPNLEYAWFTLPGLVATITLLTTIIVTALSVARERELGTFDQLLVSPLRPMEIVIGKSAPGLIFGYLHGTFFVLVAVLGFKIPFAGSLLALYGSMFFYLLAVIGIGLFISVISDTQQQAILGAFVFASPAVLLSGFMSPVENMPGWMQLATQINPLRHFLVITQGVFLKDLPLSEVARSTAPLIVIAMVTLPASAWLLRKKTS from the coding sequence ATGTGGCGGCGCTTGCTTGCTCTGATCATCAAGGAGATGCTCGCCATTTGGCGTGATCCCAAGGGGCGCGCGGTGATCCTTGTGCCCCCCCTTCTTCAACTCGTCATCTTCGCCTTCGCGATGACGATGGAGGTGCGCAATGTCGATATTGCCGTCCTCAATCTCGACCACGAAAGGAGCGGCCGGGAAATCGTGGCAGGCTTTGAAGGCGCCTCCGCGTTCGATGAGATCATACAGCTGCAGTCCGTCAGCCAGATCCGGGAGACTATCGACAGCCAGCGCGTCATTGCGGTGGTTCATATCGGGCAGGACTTCTCCCGCCGGATCGAAGCGGGTCAGCCGGCAGATGTCCAGATCATCCTTGACGGTCGCAAGTCGAACGCGTCTCAGATCGTCAACTCGTACCTGTCGGCCATCATCGCGCGTGTGTCGGCAGCGGCATATTCAGGCGGCGCGCCGCCGGAGGCCGTCCAAGTCCGGCATTGGTTCAACCCAAATCTTGAATATGCCTGGTTCACCCTGCCGGGACTGGTCGCAACCATCACCCTACTGACCACGATCATCGTGACGGCCCTGTCGGTTGCCCGCGAGCGCGAACTTGGTACATTCGATCAGCTGCTCGTCTCACCACTCAGGCCGATGGAGATCGTCATCGGGAAGTCAGCACCTGGTCTGATCTTCGGCTACCTGCATGGCACCTTCTTTGTTCTCGTGGCCGTACTTGGTTTCAAGATTCCCTTTGCTGGGTCGCTGCTCGCGCTCTACGGATCGATGTTTTTCTATCTGCTGGCGGTGATCGGGATCGGTCTCTTTATTTCCGTGATCTCAGATACCCAGCAACAGGCGATACTCGGTGCCTTTGTTTTCGCCTCGCCTGCGGTGCTTCTGTCTGGCTTCATGTCACCGGTTGAGAACATGCCAGGCTGGATGCAACTGGCGACGCAGATCAATCCGCTCCGGCACTTCCTCGTCATAACTCAAGGCGTGTTTCTGAAGGATCTGCCACTGTCCGAGGTTGCGCGCAGTACAGCACCGCTCATCGTGATCGCAATGGTGACGCTGCCGGCCTCTGCCTGGTTACTCAGAAAGAAGACATCATAG
- a CDS encoding molybdenum cofactor biosynthesis protein MoaE: MTDEKCDKGLHAELANTVIDAAARLDDLRLRAPGHGAVVSFQGTVRPVTKQGEPLEKLILDHHPRMTLVSLQRIAEAGIKRFDVSAVSVVHRCGAMVPGEVIVFVGVTGDHRREAFLAADYLMDRLKTEAVFWKRELGPFGERWIEPTDRDRMDLERWNEKNAGH, encoded by the coding sequence ATGACGGACGAAAAATGCGACAAAGGCTTGCATGCCGAGCTTGCAAACACGGTCATTGACGCCGCCGCGAGACTGGATGACCTCCGGCTTCGCGCACCCGGTCATGGCGCCGTCGTTTCCTTTCAGGGGACAGTGCGGCCGGTCACCAAGCAGGGAGAACCGCTGGAGAAGCTGATTCTCGATCACCACCCCCGGATGACGCTTGTTTCCTTGCAACGGATCGCTGAGGCGGGAATTAAGCGGTTCGATGTCAGTGCCGTGTCCGTGGTGCACCGCTGCGGGGCCATGGTTCCGGGCGAGGTTATCGTCTTTGTCGGCGTGACGGGCGACCATCGCCGGGAAGCGTTTCTGGCTGCCGATTATCTTATGGACAGGCTCAAGACAGAAGCCGTCTTCTGGAAGCGCGAACTCGGACCGTTTGGCGAGCGCTGGATAGAGCCTACAGATCGAGACAGAATGGACTTGGAGAGATGGAATGAAAAAAATGCCGGGCATTGA
- a CDS encoding hexameric tyrosine-coordinated heme protein yields the protein MTSWLPTLKTATPEEGYALALKMARVAIKMTQPDDEIRGRLRPGYAESADALIASSQVVATHFATVAAANGYWNEGT from the coding sequence ATGACCTCCTGGCTCCCGACCCTTAAGACCGCGACCCCCGAAGAAGGCTATGCCCTTGCACTCAAGATGGCGCGTGTCGCTATCAAGATGACGCAGCCAGACGATGAGATCCGCGGCAGACTGCGACCTGGTTACGCCGAAAGCGCCGATGCGCTGATTGCATCCAGCCAGGTCGTGGCAACGCATTTCGCCACTGTGGCTGCAGCGAATGGCTATTGGAATGAGGGGACATGA
- a CDS encoding group III truncated hemoglobin: MTAVIVTATGLDESLLREMVQAFYAKVRSDAVLGPIFDAHITDWTPHLERMVTFWSSVALMTGRYHGRPQEAHTKLAVGALHFERWLALFKETAQETCSAAGAAHLITRAERIARSLLSAVEESQTVPKPLSDGADQRTPP; this comes from the coding sequence ATGACAGCCGTCATCGTGACGGCCACAGGCCTTGATGAGTCCCTGCTTCGGGAAATGGTGCAGGCCTTCTACGCCAAGGTCCGATCCGATGCTGTTCTTGGCCCCATTTTTGATGCGCACATCACCGACTGGACACCACATCTGGAACGTATGGTCACTTTCTGGTCTTCAGTGGCGTTGATGACGGGGCGCTACCATGGTCGCCCGCAGGAAGCACACACGAAGCTTGCGGTCGGTGCCCTGCATTTCGAGCGATGGCTCGCTCTGTTCAAGGAAACTGCGCAAGAGACATGTTCGGCTGCGGGCGCCGCGCATCTGATCACGCGGGCAGAACGCATTGCACGTTCACTTTTAAGCGCCGTTGAAGAATCGCAAACAGTTCCCAAGCCGCTTTCGGATGGCGCAGACCAAAGGACACCCCCATGA
- a CDS encoding membrane protein — MFDITLARALHVGAVVHWIGGVCFVTLVLLPGVRSLTQPAERARIFAAIESAFSWQAKISVTVAGLTGFYITYRLAAWGRFLDPGFWWMHAMVAIWLVFTIVLFVLEPLYLDRWFSRQMHAQPARTMAIVQRGHLVLMTLSLITVLAAVLGSHGAFY; from the coding sequence GTGTTTGACATCACACTTGCCCGAGCCCTGCATGTCGGCGCCGTCGTCCACTGGATCGGCGGCGTTTGCTTCGTAACACTCGTCCTGCTTCCTGGTGTCCGCAGCCTGACTCAGCCAGCCGAGCGGGCGCGCATCTTTGCAGCGATCGAAAGTGCGTTTTCCTGGCAGGCAAAGATCTCGGTTACTGTTGCCGGTCTGACAGGCTTCTACATTACCTACCGTCTTGCCGCCTGGGGCCGTTTTCTGGATCCCGGCTTCTGGTGGATGCATGCCATGGTAGCGATCTGGCTGGTGTTCACCATCGTGCTGTTCGTTCTCGAGCCGCTCTATCTGGACCGCTGGTTTTCGCGGCAGATGCACGCACAACCCGCAAGAACGATGGCGATCGTCCAGCGCGGACATCTGGTATTGATGACCCTGTCGCTGATAACTGTCCTGGCAGCGGTCCTCGGATCCCATGGCGCATTCTATTGA
- a CDS encoding hemerythrin domain-containing protein: MTDAAPIQNASDLTRYIETRYHQTHREQLPVLAELAAKVERVHAGHERAPKGLRELLRQMIGELEVHMKKEELILFPAIRAGGTPGLAHPIAVMRADHDDHGRAIAAIAQLTYNLELPEGACGTWTRLYAGLAEFITDLTSHIRLENEVLFPQFDQVNHTDT; encoded by the coding sequence ATGACAGATGCCGCACCGATTCAGAACGCCTCGGACCTGACTCGATATATCGAGACGCGCTATCATCAGACGCATCGTGAGCAGCTGCCAGTCCTTGCCGAACTTGCCGCAAAGGTCGAGCGCGTGCATGCAGGGCATGAGCGTGCGCCGAAGGGGCTCCGCGAACTCCTGCGACAAATGATCGGTGAGTTGGAAGTACACATGAAGAAGGAGGAGTTGATCCTCTTTCCAGCAATTCGGGCGGGCGGCACCCCCGGGCTCGCCCACCCCATCGCCGTCATGCGTGCCGATCATGATGATCACGGACGGGCAATCGCGGCCATCGCGCAGCTCACGTATAACCTGGAACTGCCCGAGGGCGCATGCGGAACCTGGACCCGCCTGTATGCCGGTCTCGCGGAGTTCATTACGGACCTGACTTCGCATATTCGTCTGGAAAATGAGGTGCTCTTCCCGCAATTTGACCAGGTCAACCATACCGATACCTGA
- the hlyD gene encoding secretion protein HlyD: MKRIAIVAAVLVAALSLGRFVVWPRLDPADSSADSALVLYGNVDIRQVELAFRVSGRLETMNFEEGDAVSAGEVIAVLDIAPLRDGLVQAEAEASVRRAELARLEAGSRSQEIERARARVEELEANVLLAQQTFDRQSKLRDSGYVSQQAYDTALAALDAAQKRLVAGKKDLTLVQLGPRSEEITGSAAGVEAAEAAVAQARMRLGDASLVAPSDGVLLARVREPGSIVAAGVPVATLALTSPVWVRAYVDESDLGFVVPGKAAEVFTDSAPGRPYEGQVGFVSPVAEFTPRTVQTPDLRTDLVYQVRIIVDAPDSGLRQGMPVTVKLRRPAVAD, from the coding sequence CGCCGACAGCGCACTGGTGCTGTATGGCAATGTCGATATTCGGCAGGTAGAGCTTGCTTTCCGGGTCTCCGGCCGCCTCGAGACCATGAACTTCGAGGAAGGGGACGCGGTCTCGGCTGGCGAGGTGATCGCAGTCCTGGACATCGCGCCTCTGCGTGACGGACTCGTTCAGGCTGAGGCCGAAGCGTCGGTGCGACGGGCAGAGCTTGCGCGACTCGAGGCCGGGAGCCGGTCCCAGGAAATTGAGCGGGCCCGGGCCCGGGTGGAAGAACTGGAAGCGAATGTCCTGCTGGCGCAACAGACGTTCGACCGGCAGTCGAAATTACGCGACAGCGGGTATGTGTCCCAGCAAGCCTATGACACGGCGCTCGCCGCGTTGGATGCAGCCCAGAAGCGCCTTGTCGCAGGCAAGAAGGACCTCACCCTTGTGCAGCTCGGACCGCGATCCGAAGAGATTACGGGGAGCGCGGCGGGTGTTGAAGCGGCTGAGGCGGCGGTTGCTCAAGCGCGGATGAGGCTTGGCGACGCAAGTCTTGTCGCACCTTCAGACGGGGTTCTGCTGGCGCGCGTGCGGGAACCCGGTTCTATCGTCGCCGCAGGCGTGCCGGTTGCTACTTTGGCTTTGACCAGCCCGGTCTGGGTGCGCGCTTATGTCGATGAGTCCGACCTTGGCTTCGTCGTACCTGGCAAGGCAGCTGAAGTGTTCACTGACAGCGCACCTGGCAGGCCCTATGAGGGGCAAGTCGGCTTTGTCTCTCCTGTTGCCGAATTCACTCCCCGGACGGTCCAGACCCCTGATCTGCGTACTGATCTTGTGTATCAGGTTCGGATCATTGTCGACGCACCCGACAGCGGCCTCCGGCAAGGCATGCCCGTAACCGTCAAGCTGCGCCGCCCGGCGGTGGCAGATTGA
- a CDS encoding Rrf2 family transcriptional regulator codes for MRLTAFTDYGLRMLMRMASAPDRAFSTAELAEEFGLSRNHLAKIMQRLAGAGLIQTRRGGGGGAELGRPANEIRLGAIIRLLEEGQPLVECLSADGGACTLTPRCRLKARLQSAEMAFLSELDQSTLADIALEPVA; via the coding sequence ATGCGTCTGACTGCTTTTACCGACTACGGACTGCGAATGCTGATGCGCATGGCGAGTGCGCCGGACCGTGCTTTTTCGACGGCAGAGCTCGCAGAGGAGTTCGGCCTGTCGCGCAACCATTTAGCTAAGATCATGCAGCGCCTGGCTGGAGCCGGGCTGATCCAGACCCGGCGTGGTGGGGGGGGTGGCGCTGAGCTTGGGCGGCCGGCCAACGAGATCAGACTGGGAGCCATTATCCGGTTGCTTGAAGAGGGACAGCCGCTGGTGGAATGCCTGAGCGCCGACGGGGGCGCTTGTACCCTCACCCCTCGTTGCAGGCTCAAGGCCCGGCTGCAATCTGCCGAAATGGCATTTCTTTCCGAGCTAGACCAATCCACGCTCGCCGACATCGCGCTTGAACCGGTTGCGTAA